GCGAGGACGACTTCATTGTGGTCAAAACCGTCGGCGAACCGCGGGAGTTCCCCGATTTCGAGCCGAAGGACCACCTGGAGATCGGCGAGCTGATCGGTGCCATTGACATGGAGCGCGGCGCCAAGGTGTCCGGTTCACGCTTCTACTTCCTCCGCGGCGTGGGGGCCCGGCTGGAAATGGCGCTCCTGCAGATGGCCATGGAGCAGGCCATCGACGCCGGCTTCGTCCCGATGATCACCCCTACGCTGGTGCGCCCGGAAACGATGCAGGGTACAGGCTTCGACGTGAAGCACGACGCCGAGATCTACCGCCTCGCCGAAGACGACCTTTACCTGGTGGGCACCTCCGAAGTGGCCCTCGCCGGGTACCACGCAGACGAGATCCTGGACCTCTCCGCCGGCCCCATCCGCTACGCCGGCCAGAGCTCCTGCTACCGCCGCGAGGCAGGTTCGCACGGCAAGGACACCCGCGGGATCATCCGGGTCCACCAGTTCAACAAGGTGGAAATGTTCATTTACACCACGGTGGAAGAGGCTGCCGCCGAACACGAGCGGTTGCTGGCCTGGGAAGAGGAGATGCTGGCCAAGTGTGAGCTCCCGTACCGGGTGATCGATACGGCTGCCGGCGACCTCGGCAACTCGGCCGCCCGCAAGTTCGACTGTGAAGCCTGGGTGCCCACGCAGGGCGCGTACCGCGAACTGACGTCCACCTCGAACTGCACCACCTTCCAGGCGCGCCGCCTGAACATCCGTGAGCGCGTCCTGAACGAGGATGGCGCGCCCAAGGGTACCCGCGCCGTCGCCACCCTGAACGGCACGCTGGCCACCACCCGGTGGATCGTGGCCATCCTTGAGCACCACCAGAACGAGGACGGCTCGGTGAACGTCCCCCGGGCGCTGCAGAAGTACCTCGGCGGCCTGGAAGTACTGCCGGTCCTCTAGCATTCAGTTTTCCTAGGCTTGTCCGCGGTTGCTGCCCTTCACAGGGCATATACGCGGACAAGCCACGGATTCTGTGGGCTGCACAGCTTAACTGTTCCTCCACACGCAGCCCTGTCCACATGACGCGCCAGGCCCGGCGACATCCGCGGCCCGGCGCTTCATCCTGTTGATATGGAAATCCCGCCTGGACTAATCGACTCCGCCGCCGTTCTGCGAACGCGGGCCGGCACCGATCTTACCCATCGCGAGTTCCGGGCGGGAAAGCTCGTGCGGATCCGCCGCGGGTTCTACGTGGGCACAACTGAATGGATCCGCGCTCATCGTTCGCACCGCTTCGCATGGAGGACGGCGGCGGTTGCCAGATCGGTGAAAGGCGCCGTGCTGTGCGGCGAGACTGCCGCCCTGGCTAGACGGTTTGCCTACGCTCAAGACGTCTGCATGCGTTGAGCTCGCAACAACCCTGCCCGGACGCAGCGGGAGAAGGAGTTCGGCGCTTCTGGTATTGGGAGAAGACCGCACCGCCAAGGAAGTTCGGGACATTCGTTCATACCCTCTTCGATATTGCCTCAAGGCAGCAGTGGAGCCCGTGCAGCACGGCGAGTTTCGGTGCACGGGGCTGATGCAGACCGCGGTGGACGTGATGGTGTCCGGAAGGCTGAGCAATGAATTAGTGGTTGCTGATGGCGTGGCGCGAAGGCTTCACAGTGACGGTGTGCTGGCCGCTGACTCCAGCCTCCTCAGCGTGCCCGGAATTGGAATTGCAGACCGCATCGCCGCCCACCCGTTTGGAGCTGCGCGGCGCCGCGCGGAACTGGCGGCTGCCCTCGCCAGCCCCTTAGCTGAGTCCGTTGGCGAGTCCTACAGCCGTGCCGCCTTTGAGTATCTTGGCTTCGAGCAACCCGTGCTTCAGCACGTCTTCAGCGATGACGATGGATTCATCGGGAGGAGCGACTGCTGGTGGCCAGGGCAGGGTGTTGTGGGGGAGTTCGACGGGAATGCGAAGTACGTGGACGCAGCGCTCCGCGTCGGTATCACGGCGGAGGAAGCCGTGTACCTCGAGAAACTTCGCGAAGACCGGATCCGTTGCCTGGGTTATGGCTTCGTGCGCTGGAGCTGGGCGGATGTGGATAACCCAGACCGCCTGCGGGGCAAGCTCCTGGCCGCAGGGCTTCGCCCACGGAACCCGCACTAGTCGGCGCCTCCGAAGGCTCAAGGGCCGGAACTGCGAACAAG
This genomic window from Arthrobacter sp. 24S4-2 contains:
- the serS gene encoding serine--tRNA ligase, which produces MIDVKDLSENPDKFRASQRARGADESVVDAIISADAARRAALIRFENLRAEQNVFGKKVAQAKGEEKQALLAEVKVLAASVKAASAEADVAQAQQEELLRAIPNLIVDGVPEGGEDDFIVVKTVGEPREFPDFEPKDHLEIGELIGAIDMERGAKVSGSRFYFLRGVGARLEMALLQMAMEQAIDAGFVPMITPTLVRPETMQGTGFDVKHDAEIYRLAEDDLYLVGTSEVALAGYHADEILDLSAGPIRYAGQSSCYRREAGSHGKDTRGIIRVHQFNKVEMFIYTTVEEAAAEHERLLAWEEEMLAKCELPYRVIDTAAGDLGNSAARKFDCEAWVPTQGAYRELTSTSNCTTFQARRLNIRERVLNEDGAPKGTRAVATLNGTLATTRWIVAILEHHQNEDGSVNVPRALQKYLGGLEVLPVL